The following proteins come from a genomic window of Nostoc sp. TCL26-01:
- a CDS encoding oxaloacetate decarboxylase, translating to MLSSQKLRELLTNPEIIVIPGVYDCLSAKLAEKIGFDVVATSGFGIAASTLGLPDYGLLTATEMLYSIGRIAQSISVPLIADLDTGYGNALNVMRTIKDAIQLGVAGVLLEDQEWPKKCGHFEGKRVIPTAEHAGKIRAAVEARGDSGLVIIARTDARGPLGLEAAIARGHAYIQAGADILFVEAPQSVTELKAIAAAFPHTPLVANIVEGGKTPSLSAWELQDLGFKIVFFPLTGLLAVTQTLTTCLSHIKQQGTTANLTELVNFQDFQALVGVPQFLQTEKQFAQGKDT from the coding sequence ATGCTTTCTAGCCAAAAACTGCGAGAATTACTCACCAATCCCGAAATTATTGTGATTCCTGGTGTTTATGACTGTTTAAGTGCCAAACTGGCAGAAAAAATCGGTTTTGATGTGGTGGCTACCAGTGGCTTTGGCATTGCTGCTTCTACTTTAGGGTTGCCCGATTACGGTTTGCTCACAGCCACAGAAATGCTTTACAGTATCGGCAGAATTGCTCAGTCAATCAGTGTGCCGTTGATTGCTGACTTAGATACTGGTTATGGCAATGCTTTAAATGTCATGCGAACCATCAAAGATGCCATCCAATTGGGTGTAGCGGGTGTGTTACTAGAAGATCAAGAATGGCCAAAAAAATGTGGTCATTTTGAAGGCAAGCGAGTCATTCCCACAGCCGAACACGCCGGCAAAATTCGCGCAGCCGTAGAGGCGCGTGGCGATAGTGGTTTGGTGATTATCGCCCGTACCGATGCCCGTGGGCCACTGGGTTTAGAAGCTGCGATCGCCCGTGGTCATGCTTACATTCAAGCCGGAGCCGATATACTGTTCGTGGAAGCACCCCAATCTGTGACAGAATTAAAAGCGATCGCTGCTGCTTTCCCTCATACCCCACTAGTGGCTAACATCGTCGAAGGTGGGAAAACTCCCTCACTTTCTGCTTGGGAGTTACAAGATTTAGGCTTTAAAATTGTCTTCTTCCCCCTCACAGGCTTGTTAGCAGTTACCCAAACTCTCACAACTTGTTTGAGTCACATCAAACAACAAGGAACTACAGCTAATTTAACTGAGTTAGTTAACTTCCAAGATTTTCAAGCCCTCGTCGGCGTTCCGCAATTTCTGCAAACAGAAAAGCAGTTCGCACAAGGGAAAGATACATAA
- a CDS encoding response regulator has product MTTMTSEKAINKSIQVLIVEDEYILALNLQESLESLGYTVLDTADSGEIAITKAMELRPDLILMDIRLRGEIDGIQAAEQIWNCLQIPVIYLTGHSDKSTVERATMTFPFGYILKPVREQELYVAIQTALNRYEREQFLSSVLRGMGDGVIVVDTQLRVKYMNQIAETLTGWQFDTAKGRMLSDIFQIVDEQNRQPVTNPIVLALQQEATIYLSDRTLLITKDQTTVPIADSATPIKDNQGVITGSVMVFRDDTQRRLIEERNLAQERSQQLEIRMAEVQKLNQFKEEFLAATSHEMRTPLANIKMAISLLENILDEQGVLSSSSNYIERCLYILRHECDRELDLVDDLLEMRLLETNLYQHELTSIYLQYWLPHCVEGFQTIAQSQQKTLTVQISQDLPPLVTDLAVLTRIVSELVNNACKYTPSGESIIVTAQLTAPTDSAMQIIISNSGIEIPPAEQSRIFEPFYRIIPGREEGQFNIFDYFNQIPSPTLNTHTGTGLGLALVKKLVKFLCGSITVTNSQGWTTFLVQLPLTLSIDS; this is encoded by the coding sequence ATGACAACCATGACATCAGAAAAAGCTATAAATAAAAGTATTCAAGTCCTGATTGTAGAAGATGAATATATTCTAGCGCTCAATTTACAAGAAAGTTTAGAATCTTTGGGTTACACAGTACTTGATACCGCAGATTCGGGAGAAATAGCAATTACAAAAGCGATGGAGTTACGCCCAGATTTGATTCTCATGGATATCCGATTGCGGGGTGAAATAGACGGAATTCAAGCAGCAGAACAAATCTGGAATTGTTTACAAATTCCGGTAATTTACCTCACAGGACACTCTGACAAAAGTACTGTAGAACGGGCAACAATGACATTTCCTTTTGGTTACATCCTCAAACCAGTCAGGGAACAAGAACTCTATGTGGCAATTCAAACTGCACTCAATCGCTACGAAAGAGAACAATTTTTAAGTTCTGTCTTACGCGGTATGGGGGATGGGGTAATTGTGGTGGATACGCAATTGCGCGTTAAGTATATGAATCAAATAGCGGAAACTCTCACAGGCTGGCAATTTGACACGGCTAAAGGCAGAATGTTAAGTGATATCTTCCAAATTGTCGATGAGCAAAATCGGCAACCTGTAACCAACCCAATTGTGTTAGCTTTACAACAAGAAGCTACCATTTATTTGAGCGATCGCACCTTACTCATCACCAAAGATCAGACAACAGTCCCCATCGCTGACAGTGCCACACCCATCAAAGATAATCAAGGTGTAATTACTGGCTCAGTGATGGTGTTTCGAGATGACACTCAGCGCCGATTAATTGAAGAACGCAACTTGGCACAAGAACGCTCTCAACAATTAGAAATCCGCATGGCAGAGGTGCAAAAACTTAACCAATTCAAAGAAGAATTTTTAGCAGCTACTTCCCATGAAATGCGGACACCTTTAGCAAATATTAAAATGGCTATTTCCTTGCTAGAGAATATATTAGATGAACAGGGTGTTTTATCATCGTCATCCAATTATATAGAACGCTGTTTGTATATTCTCCGGCATGAGTGCGATCGCGAATTAGATTTAGTTGATGATTTGCTAGAAATGCGATTACTAGAAACAAATCTTTATCAGCATGAATTAACTTCTATCTATCTCCAATACTGGCTACCCCATTGTGTTGAAGGTTTTCAAACAATAGCTCAATCTCAACAAAAAACTCTGACAGTGCAAATTTCTCAAGATTTACCACCCCTGGTTACAGACTTAGCTGTTTTGACTCGCATTGTCTCTGAATTAGTTAACAATGCTTGTAAATATACCCCTAGTGGAGAAAGTATTATAGTCACGGCTCAACTCACTGCTCCTACAGATAGTGCGATGCAAATTATTATTAGCAACTCAGGTATAGAAATTCCTCCAGCAGAACAATCTCGCATCTTCGAGCCGTTTTACCGAATTATTCCAGGTCGAGAAGAAGGGCAATTTAACATTTTTGACTACTTTAACCAAATTCCCTCCCCAACATTAAATACGCACACGGGTACAGGCTTGGGATTAGCATTAGTCAAAAAATTAGTCAAATTTCTTTGCGGTTCCATTACAGTAACAAATAGTCAAGGTTGGACAACTTTCCTAGTACAATTACCGTTAACTTTGTCCATTGACTCTTAA
- a CDS encoding ATP-binding protein, translating to MQQLTSSDIRESLFAGNGEMAALMRSHDWSQTPLGDVEQWPQSLRTTVSILLNSRYPMFTFWGDHLVKLYNDAYRPVLGLTKHPQALGCPAPEIWPDIWDAIGPLVEQVITTGEATWFDNFQLFMQRSGYLEETYFTFSYSPIRDETGGIGGLFCACTETTKQVLSDRRLRTLRDLAAQAGKAKTPTDACEIAMTTLANNAADIPFALLYLLDGTGKQAELAGRTGLIANTSASPQLVNLTDLTGFPVWPLAKVAHTAQLAKVTDVIEQFGTLPAGLWQESPHTALVLPVASPGQERPAGIMVVGISSRRALDDDYQGFLELVAGQVASAIADARVYEAERQRAEALAEIDRAKTVFFSNVSHEFRTPLTLILAPLEDALSDAEIPLPPRQRDRLEIVQRHSLRLLKLVNTLLDFSRIEVGRIQAVYEPTDLATFTADLASTFRSLIERAGISLVVECSPLSTAVYVDREMWEKIVFNLLSNAFKFTFTGTITVHLQDFTDHVELIIADTGIGIPVDEIPQLFARFHRVRGAKGRSFEGSGIGLSLVQELVKLHGGSISVTSALGQGSCLTVSIPTGFVHLPSDRLTTSRTLASTAMGATAYLEEAWGWLPIVEEQEDKEITLSPPPPPLPSPAKILLVDDNADMREYVKRLLKQRYEVTAVEDGLAALVAIRQSLPDLVLTDVMMPRLDGFGLLQALRQDQTTRELPIILLSARAGEEARIEGLEAGADDYLTKPFSTRELLARVEASLKMAQIRQEAAQQEQALRLIAEQAQQEAEATAQRLSHILESMSDAFLALDQDWRIIYQNAAAEQVNNGIPRTQVLGKTHWEAWPASVGSQLEYQYRYAMTQQIPVHFEYHYYDPPEYDVWVEIHAYPSTEGLGIFYRDIGDRKRAEAELKQSKEQLEIRVAERTAELNQLNLDIEASLQEKEVLLKEIHHRVKNNLSIVSSLLQMQCRRTQDTAATAILQDSQNRIASIALVHEKLYRSKDLANINISQYIPDLTTHLFDSYNVNSQQIKLRLEIEDASLDIENAVSFGLIINELVSNALKYAFPSHITGEILVKLYQETEQNLILIVQDNGVGLPLEFNGKKAKTLGITLVQGLVKQLGGNIEISSQPGTKFKITFIKGRT from the coding sequence GTGCAACAGTTAACAAGTTCAGATATCCGAGAAAGTTTATTTGCTGGTAATGGGGAGATGGCAGCTTTGATGCGATCGCATGATTGGTCACAAACGCCATTAGGTGATGTTGAACAATGGCCACAAAGCTTACGTACTACAGTCAGCATCTTGTTAAACTCTCGCTACCCTATGTTTACATTTTGGGGTGATCATCTGGTGAAGCTTTATAACGATGCTTATCGCCCCGTCTTAGGATTGACAAAACATCCACAAGCCTTGGGTTGTCCTGCACCAGAAATATGGCCTGATATTTGGGATGCCATCGGCCCTTTGGTGGAACAGGTAATTACTACAGGTGAGGCGACTTGGTTTGATAACTTTCAGCTGTTCATGCAGCGTAGCGGTTATTTAGAAGAAACTTACTTTACTTTCTCTTATAGTCCGATTCGGGATGAGACAGGCGGGATTGGTGGCTTGTTTTGTGCTTGTACAGAAACCACAAAACAAGTTTTGAGCGATCGCCGACTCCGCACTTTGCGTGATTTAGCAGCCCAGGCGGGTAAAGCCAAAACTCCCACAGATGCTTGTGAGATTGCGATGACAACTCTGGCAAACAATGCAGCTGATATTCCTTTTGCCTTACTTTATTTGCTCGATGGTACAGGGAAACAAGCTGAATTGGCAGGAAGAACAGGTTTAATAGCCAATACATCCGCCAGTCCCCAATTAGTTAATCTGACAGACTTGACAGGATTCCCAGTTTGGCCATTAGCTAAGGTGGCACATACAGCCCAATTAGCAAAAGTTACAGATGTGATTGAGCAATTTGGCACACTCCCAGCCGGACTTTGGCAAGAATCGCCCCACACCGCCTTAGTTTTACCTGTGGCATCTCCTGGACAGGAACGTCCCGCCGGAATCATGGTGGTAGGTATTAGCTCTCGTCGGGCTTTGGATGATGATTACCAAGGGTTTTTGGAATTGGTAGCGGGACAGGTGGCATCAGCGATCGCTGATGCCCGCGTCTACGAAGCCGAACGCCAACGAGCAGAAGCTTTGGCAGAAATTGATCGTGCGAAAACTGTGTTTTTTAGCAATGTTTCCCATGAGTTTCGCACACCCCTAACACTGATACTAGCTCCTTTAGAAGATGCTTTAAGTGATGCGGAAATTCCCCTACCACCCAGACAACGCGATCGCCTAGAAATTGTCCAGCGTCACAGCTTAAGACTACTGAAATTAGTCAACACTCTCCTGGATTTTTCCCGTATTGAAGTTGGTAGAATTCAAGCAGTTTATGAGCCGACTGATTTAGCTACATTCACAGCCGATCTGGCTAGCACTTTTCGCTCATTGATAGAACGTGCTGGCATATCTCTAGTAGTGGAGTGTTCCCCTTTGTCCACAGCAGTTTATGTTGATCGGGAAATGTGGGAAAAGATTGTCTTTAATCTGTTATCGAATGCCTTTAAGTTTACCTTCACAGGTACAATTACCGTTCACTTGCAAGATTTTACTGACCATGTGGAGTTAATCATTGCAGATACGGGTATTGGCATTCCCGTCGATGAAATCCCCCAATTATTTGCCCGCTTCCATCGTGTTAGAGGTGCAAAAGGACGCAGCTTTGAAGGCTCAGGTATTGGCTTATCTCTGGTGCAAGAATTAGTCAAACTACATGGCGGTAGTATTAGCGTCACCAGCGCCTTAGGACAAGGTAGTTGCTTGACAGTTTCCATCCCCACAGGCTTTGTTCATCTACCAAGCGATCGCCTCACCACCTCACGCACACTAGCATCAACAGCAATGGGGGCTACAGCTTATTTGGAGGAAGCTTGGGGATGGTTACCGATAGTAGAAGAACAGGAGGACAAGGAGATAACTCTTTCACCCCCTCCTCCCCCCCTCCCATCTCCTGCCAAAATCCTCTTGGTAGATGACAACGCCGATATGCGGGAGTATGTCAAGCGGCTACTCAAGCAACGCTATGAAGTTACAGCCGTGGAAGATGGACTAGCAGCGCTGGTGGCTATTCGTCAAAGTTTGCCTGATTTAGTGTTAACGGATGTGATGATGCCCAGGTTAGATGGGTTTGGACTGTTACAAGCATTACGGCAAGATCAAACAACTAGGGAGTTACCGATTATTCTCCTGTCAGCCCGTGCTGGTGAAGAGGCGCGAATTGAAGGATTAGAAGCTGGCGCTGATGATTATTTAACTAAGCCTTTCTCTACTCGTGAATTGTTAGCACGGGTGGAGGCTAGCTTAAAAATGGCACAAATTCGCCAAGAAGCAGCCCAGCAGGAACAAGCGCTACGTTTAATTGCCGAACAAGCCCAACAGGAAGCCGAAGCCACAGCTCAACGACTCTCGCACATTTTAGAAAGTATGAGTGATGCTTTTTTGGCATTAGATCAAGACTGGCGAATTATCTACCAAAATGCTGCCGCCGAACAGGTAAATAATGGCATACCGCGCACTCAAGTGTTAGGAAAAACCCATTGGGAAGCATGGCCAGCTTCCGTTGGTAGTCAGTTGGAATACCAATACAGATATGCCATGACTCAGCAGATACCTGTCCACTTTGAGTATCATTACTATGATCCGCCTGAATATGATGTGTGGGTAGAAATTCATGCTTATCCTTCCACAGAAGGACTGGGAATTTTCTATCGTGATATTGGCGATCGCAAACGAGCTGAAGCCGAACTCAAACAATCCAAAGAACAACTAGAAATTCGCGTCGCTGAACGTACAGCCGAACTCAATCAACTCAACCTTGATATTGAAGCCTCACTCCAAGAAAAAGAGGTATTACTTAAAGAAATCCACCATCGTGTCAAAAATAATTTAAGTATCGTCAGTAGCTTATTACAAATGCAGTGCCGACGCACCCAAGACACAGCAGCAACTGCCATCCTCCAAGATAGTCAAAATCGCATTGCCTCAATTGCCCTAGTACATGAAAAATTATACCGTTCTAAAGATTTAGCAAACATCAATATTTCTCAATACATTCCCGACTTAACCACACATTTATTTGATTCGTATAATGTCAATTCTCAGCAAATAAAACTACGACTCGAAATAGAAGATGCTAGTTTAGATATTGAAAATGCAGTTTCTTTTGGCTTAATTATTAATGAATTAGTTTCCAATGCTTTAAAATATGCCTTCCCTAGCCACATTACAGGAGAAATATTGGTGAAACTATACCAAGAAACTGAGCAAAATTTAATACTGATTGTGCAAGATAATGGGGTGGGATTGCCGCTAGAATTCAATGGCAAGAAGGCAAAAACACTAGGAATAACTCTTGTGCAAGGGTTAGTCAAACAGTTGGGAGGAAATATTGAGATTAGCTCTCAGCCAGGCACAAAATTTAAAATAACTTTTATCAAAGGCAGGACTTGA
- a CDS encoding transposase, producing the protein MKKLAAGELKQADLGDTRRNKRLVRLVEDLG; encoded by the coding sequence ATGAAAAAATTGGCTGCCGGAGAATTGAAACAAGCAGACTTGGGAGATACAAGACGAAACAAGCGCTTGGTACGCCTAGTAGAAGATTTAGGTTAA
- a CDS encoding sigma 54-interacting transcriptional regulator, with protein sequence MTSPEINTWLKERSTLGILSPEVLDAIAQLIEIQVIPKATTLVQQNTHPAALYILQDGQLESDTNHHHGSALAQGFLPGAVINLQELVLDEVAPLTINTLTECHVWTVSADKFRTLISQYPEITQAFSRQLVQELAQATSALTYEQERSVALRPYLVTKAQRGIVGTSRYAVRLREQIREAATDHKSVEIFGEPGLEKDNIAALIHFGSAKRREPIIKINCGILQTSGADIFGRAGGKPGLLEWLGEGSLVLNNLQELPPELLAPVAQLLQTNTYTPVTRPGDAAAEPRTSKARILIVSEKTQSQIERCIGHLIKVPPLRVRKADITSQVEYYTSLYVRARGVAKPHITPEALRRLQSYDFPGNLKELKNLVERAIVQVGEGSELTEEIFWAAEPKKKQYRVNLLNIYPGLRQFLRSSWWPDKINYGLTVAAFAFIVAVLFIGPQTRDRNFGLNLFWAWWWPIVLFIFPFFGRVWCAVCPFMIYGEITQKLSLWLFPRQLKRWPREQAEKWGGWFLFGLFTLIFLWEELWDLENTAYLSACLLLLITAGAMIFSALFERRFWCRYLCPIGGMNGLFAKLSMTELRAQQGICSATCTTYQCYKGGPEKGEGMETDGCPLYSHPAQLEDNRDCVLCMTCLKACPHRSVEFNLRPPGIELWTTHVPHNYEVALLLLLLGGIYLHRLPELQAWLGWQLDLTQFWLHLAISILALIIPAGVIFLAYALIKILNIRRKPRRFIELAYGYLPLILGGNLAHYLRLGLGEGGRILPVTLATFGFNGEQLPVLVAHPAVIAFLQGGTLIFSVLLTILLTQKIARQPFRTMFWQHLAAIVLGISMWGLIVG encoded by the coding sequence ATGACATCTCCAGAGATAAATACATGGCTAAAAGAGCGCTCAACTTTAGGTATTCTCTCACCTGAGGTATTAGATGCGATCGCTCAACTCATCGAAATCCAAGTCATCCCCAAAGCCACCACTCTTGTACAACAAAACACACACCCAGCCGCACTTTACATTCTCCAAGATGGTCAGCTAGAAAGCGATACAAATCATCATCATGGTTCAGCTTTAGCTCAGGGATTTTTGCCAGGAGCCGTGATTAACCTGCAAGAATTAGTTTTAGATGAGGTTGCACCTCTGACAATTAATACCTTGACAGAATGTCATGTTTGGACTGTGAGTGCAGATAAATTTCGCACCTTAATTAGCCAATATCCCGAAATTACTCAAGCTTTTTCTCGTCAGTTGGTTCAAGAACTAGCACAAGCCACATCTGCGTTAACCTATGAACAAGAGCGTTCTGTGGCATTACGACCATATTTAGTCACCAAAGCGCAACGGGGTATCGTTGGTACAAGTCGCTACGCGGTGCGACTGCGGGAGCAAATACGAGAAGCAGCTACTGACCACAAATCTGTAGAAATTTTTGGAGAACCAGGTTTAGAAAAGGATAATATCGCCGCCTTAATTCACTTTGGTTCCGCCAAACGACGGGAGCCAATTATTAAAATCAATTGTGGCATCCTGCAAACCAGTGGTGCAGACATATTTGGTCGGGCTGGCGGTAAACCAGGGCTGTTAGAATGGCTGGGGGAAGGGAGTTTAGTTTTAAACAACCTCCAAGAATTACCCCCAGAGTTATTAGCACCTGTCGCCCAGTTACTGCAAACAAATACCTACACCCCCGTGACTCGTCCAGGAGATGCTGCGGCTGAACCCCGCACCAGCAAAGCACGGATTTTAATTGTTTCGGAAAAAACCCAATCCCAAATCGAACGCTGTATTGGTCATCTGATTAAAGTCCCACCCTTACGAGTCCGGAAAGCAGATATTACATCACAGGTGGAATATTACACCAGTCTCTACGTCCGGGCGCGGGGCGTAGCTAAACCCCACATCACCCCAGAAGCCTTACGCCGCTTACAATCTTATGATTTTCCCGGCAATCTCAAAGAATTAAAAAACCTGGTCGAACGGGCAATAGTTCAAGTCGGGGAAGGAAGTGAGTTAACAGAAGAAATTTTCTGGGCGGCGGAACCGAAGAAAAAGCAATATCGGGTGAATTTGTTAAATATCTATCCTGGCTTGCGGCAATTTTTACGCAGTTCCTGGTGGCCGGATAAAATTAACTACGGCTTGACTGTAGCAGCTTTTGCATTCATCGTCGCTGTATTATTTATCGGGCCACAAACACGCGATCGCAATTTTGGCTTAAATTTATTTTGGGCTTGGTGGTGGCCTATCGTCTTATTCATTTTTCCCTTTTTCGGGCGGGTGTGGTGTGCTGTCTGTCCCTTCATGATTTACGGCGAAATCACCCAAAAATTATCCCTGTGGCTATTTCCGCGACAACTCAAACGCTGGCCGAGAGAACAAGCCGAAAAATGGGGCGGTTGGTTTCTCTTTGGACTATTTACCCTGATTTTCCTCTGGGAAGAACTGTGGGATTTAGAAAATACTGCTTACCTTTCTGCCTGTTTGCTATTACTCATCACCGCCGGGGCGATGATTTTTTCCGCACTATTTGAGCGCAGGTTTTGGTGTCGCTATCTTTGCCCCATCGGTGGGATGAATGGTTTATTTGCTAAACTCTCGATGACAGAACTACGGGCGCAACAAGGAATCTGTTCAGCAACTTGTACCACCTATCAATGTTACAAAGGCGGCCCCGAAAAAGGTGAAGGCATGGAAACCGATGGCTGTCCTTTATATTCTCACCCAGCCCAGCTAGAAGATAACCGAGATTGTGTCTTGTGCATGACTTGTCTCAAAGCCTGTCCCCATCGTTCCGTTGAGTTTAACTTACGTCCCCCAGGAATCGAACTGTGGACAACTCATGTACCCCATAACTACGAAGTAGCATTACTGTTATTGTTATTGGGAGGAATATATCTGCATCGTTTACCAGAATTGCAAGCTTGGCTGGGTTGGCAACTTGATTTAACTCAGTTTTGGCTACATTTAGCCATCTCAATTTTAGCTTTGATCATTCCGGCTGGAGTGATTTTTCTCGCCTACGCTTTGATTAAAATATTGAATATTCGCCGCAAACCCCGACGCTTCATAGAACTAGCCTATGGTTATCTACCATTGATCTTAGGAGGTAACTTAGCTCATTACCTACGTTTGGGTTTGGGTGAAGGCGGCAGAATTTTACCTGTGACGTTAGCCACCTTTGGTTTTAATGGTGAGCAATTACCAGTTTTAGTCGCTCACCCGGCAGTAATTGCCTTTTTACAAGGTGGAACGCTGATTTTCTCAGTCTTGCTAACCATACTTTTGACACAAAAAATTGCCCGTCAACCATTCAGAACTATGTTCTGGCAACACCTAGCCGCTATTGTTCTAGGAATAAGTATGTGGGGGCTAATTGTGGGTTAA
- a CDS encoding Uma2 family endonuclease produces the protein MSQALPKTKLVTFAEFVEWKPDGGRYELHDGVIVEMTQPTGDHEDIIGFLALEISVEIKRRNLPYFIPKTALVKPPENESGYSPDILIVNRSNLVNEPLWKKQSTVTQGASIPLVIEVVSSNWRDNYFTKLGQYEAVGIAEYWVVENTALDGFPGLKQVSVDYAALGGRRFIGNPKQPTISIYSLVESEYHQVSQFRGSDRIISHTFPELNLTAEQIFQAGNTTI, from the coding sequence ATGAGTCAAGCCTTACCAAAAACCAAGCTAGTAACCTTTGCAGAATTTGTGGAGTGGAAACCTGACGGAGGACGCTATGAACTGCATGATGGAGTAATTGTCGAGATGACACAACCAACAGGCGACCATGAAGATATTATCGGTTTTTTAGCGTTAGAAATATCTGTCGAGATCAAACGACGAAATCTTCCCTACTTCATCCCAAAAACGGCACTAGTCAAACCACCTGAAAATGAATCCGGTTACTCACCAGACATATTAATAGTTAATCGCTCTAATCTGGTAAATGAACCTCTGTGGAAAAAACAATCTACAGTCACTCAGGGCGCTTCAATTCCACTAGTGATTGAGGTAGTTAGCAGCAACTGGAGAGACAATTATTTTACAAAGCTAGGACAATACGAAGCCGTAGGCATTGCAGAATACTGGGTTGTTGAGAACACTGCGTTGGACGGGTTTCCCGGCTTGAAGCAAGTGTCCGTTGATTATGCCGCTTTAGGAGGTAGGCGGTTTATTGGTAATCCCAAACAGCCCACAATATCAATTTATTCATTGGTAGAAAGTGAGTACCACCAAGTCAGTCAATTTCGTGGTAGCGATCGCATTATCTCACACACTTTCCCAGAATTAAATTTGACCGCAGAGCAAATTTTTCAAGCTGGAAATACAACAATATGA
- a CDS encoding GNAT family N-acetyltransferase, giving the protein MTTNQPEIHFQDTREIEQDSIINLYKANQWSSSEKPDLLYQALMNSHSLISAWHEDKLVGLGNAISDGFLVVYYPHLLVLPNYQRQGIGSGIIQRLISRYQGFHQHILIADSDAIYFYKRCGFQRAGKTEPMWIYAANDH; this is encoded by the coding sequence ATGACAACCAATCAACCAGAAATCCACTTTCAAGATACACGCGAGATTGAACAAGATAGCATTATTAATTTGTATAAGGCTAATCAATGGTCATCGTCAGAAAAACCAGATTTACTCTACCAAGCTTTAATGAATTCGCACTCGCTGATTTCTGCATGGCATGAAGATAAACTGGTGGGTTTGGGTAATGCCATCTCTGATGGATTTCTGGTTGTTTATTATCCTCATTTGTTAGTTTTACCAAATTATCAGCGCCAAGGTATTGGTAGTGGGATTATTCAGCGTTTAATCTCTCGTTATCAAGGATTTCATCAACACATATTGATTGCTGATAGTGATGCCATTTATTTCTATAAACGATGTGGGTTTCAACGTGCTGGTAAAACTGAACCGATGTGGATTTATGCAGCCAATGATCATTGA